One Roseimaritima multifibrata DNA window includes the following coding sequences:
- a CDS encoding ABC transporter ATP-binding protein, with amino-acid sequence MLNINGLKKSFDQPGGGRMPVLDIPHYAIAAAEQAVLIGRSGGGKTTLLHVIAGLTTADAGSVRVGDIELTELSEAGRDRYRAAMLGYVFQTFNLLPGFTALENVRLGMSFASGRHDIGRARELLNRVGLSDRENHRPAQLSVGQQQRVAIARALSSKPKLLLADEPTANVDPASQQQVIDLIRQTCQDEEVALLLVTHSMEVANQFDRVENLADINVAFAAATGASQS; translated from the coding sequence ATGCTCAACATCAACGGACTTAAAAAGTCGTTTGACCAACCCGGCGGTGGTCGCATGCCAGTGCTGGATATCCCTCATTACGCGATCGCGGCAGCCGAACAGGCGGTCCTGATCGGACGTAGCGGCGGCGGCAAAACGACTCTGCTGCATGTCATTGCAGGACTGACGACCGCGGATGCAGGATCCGTCCGTGTCGGCGATATCGAACTGACCGAGTTAAGCGAAGCGGGACGTGATCGATACCGCGCCGCGATGTTGGGCTACGTTTTCCAAACCTTCAATCTTCTACCTGGTTTTACGGCGCTGGAAAACGTTCGCTTGGGAATGTCGTTCGCCAGCGGACGACACGACATCGGCCGCGCTCGTGAACTACTCAATCGCGTTGGTTTGTCCGACAGAGAAAACCATCGACCGGCTCAATTATCCGTTGGCCAACAGCAACGCGTCGCAATCGCGCGAGCCCTCTCGTCCAAACCCAAACTTCTGCTCGCTGACGAACCGACCGCGAACGTCGACCCCGCCAGCCAACAACAAGTGATCGACCTCATCCGTCAGACCTGCCAAGACGAAGAGGTCGCGTTGCTGCTGGTGACCCACTCGATGGAGGTCGCCAACCAATTTGATCGAGTGGAAAATCTCGCTGACATTAACGTTGCATTCGCTGCAGCGACCGGAGCATCTCAGTCATGA
- a CDS encoding dockerin type I domain-containing protein: MRRRPLRAEALENRNLLAAGFGIEHNFVAPEDVDGSGGVTPTDALRVINGLNQQVRGAQGESLGEGGMIDVNADGMATPSDALSVIQYLNRYGIDAESFASTVNLGDRIEHLESALESASLPVWMGLERAQSVLDGLREGILPELNQSLRSEVLQGLRVAGVQDELAGVLSALESAGIDLPGLRDAITDLTGAVSGGSSGSDDSAGSSDYPADGEGYPIGSDHPGWGIVYCLKTGNPVAPDVGGDTGSGSEDSGSSDSGDQGSSDEGSQDDSSSNPLDLNEILSGSLSKALSAIEGAIGGSVLGQLEGLVNRLGSVAGSSSPIDSALDQIFGDNDSVQEVLSSLPDSLDRIGDQIADAVDQGIFSNLDDVVDQVAAANARTEAILQSVGSLTGDIGSVLDFDLDDLIASLQNSDLDIDDLVAEAESLYGQFIDFLENAGVSSETIQVVTNSLENALEHLAGQLPYGLLDQILGNQSPQTA, encoded by the coding sequence ATGAGACGTCGTCCACTACGTGCTGAAGCCCTGGAAAATCGCAACCTTTTGGCCGCTGGATTTGGCATCGAGCACAATTTCGTTGCCCCGGAAGACGTTGATGGCAGTGGCGGAGTGACCCCTACGGACGCTCTTCGAGTCATCAACGGTTTGAACCAGCAGGTCCGTGGGGCTCAGGGTGAGTCGCTTGGAGAGGGCGGGATGATCGACGTGAATGCCGATGGCATGGCAACCCCGAGTGACGCATTGTCCGTCATTCAGTACCTGAATCGCTACGGCATCGACGCGGAAAGCTTCGCCAGTACGGTCAATCTTGGCGATCGAATTGAGCACTTAGAATCAGCGCTCGAATCGGCTAGTTTGCCCGTCTGGATGGGCCTTGAACGTGCACAGAGTGTTTTGGATGGATTGCGTGAAGGGATCCTTCCTGAATTGAACCAGTCGCTGCGCTCGGAGGTTTTGCAAGGGTTAAGAGTGGCTGGGGTGCAGGACGAACTGGCTGGCGTGCTGTCTGCACTTGAGTCGGCAGGAATCGATCTTCCCGGGCTTCGTGATGCCATCACCGATTTAACTGGAGCTGTCTCCGGCGGAAGCAGTGGTTCGGATGACTCAGCCGGTAGCTCGGATTACCCAGCCGATGGTGAGGGGTATCCAATCGGTAGTGATCATCCTGGCTGGGGGATTGTGTATTGTTTGAAGACTGGGAATCCGGTTGCACCTGATGTTGGGGGGGACACTGGTTCTGGATCCGAAGATTCCGGCTCGAGTGATTCCGGGGATCAGGGTTCCAGTGATGAAGGAAGCCAGGATGACAGTTCCAGCAACCCACTCGATTTGAATGAGATTCTATCTGGCAGTTTGTCGAAAGCTCTGAGTGCCATCGAAGGGGCCATTGGGGGAAGTGTTCTTGGTCAGTTGGAAGGTTTGGTAAATCGTTTGGGTTCAGTTGCCGGCTCTTCCAGCCCGATCGATTCGGCTTTGGATCAGATTTTTGGCGACAATGATTCGGTCCAAGAAGTCCTGTCATCCCTTCCTGATAGTTTGGACCGGATCGGCGATCAGATCGCCGACGCGGTGGATCAAGGAATCTTCAGCAACCTAGACGACGTCGTCGATCAGGTGGCCGCAGCAAACGCTCGAACCGAGGCTATTTTGCAATCGGTCGGCAGCTTAACCGGCGACATTGGATCGGTATTGGATTTCGATCTGGATGATTTGATTGCTTCGCTCCAAAATTCGGATTTGGATATTGACGATTTGGTGGCGGAAGCCGAATCGCTATACGGCCAGTTCATTGATTTCTTGGAAAACGCAGGCGTTTCATCGGAAACGATCCAAGTCGTTACCAATAGCCTGGAAAATGCTCTAGAGCATTTGGCCGGTCAGCTTCCCTATGGTTTGCTTGATCAGATCTTGGGTAATCAATCGCCGCAAACCGCGTAG
- a CDS encoding ABC transporter permease, with protein MNILQIAWRNFQQRSLSSILTTLSLALGVALTVAVLAVYGIVSDAFQRNASVGYNLVVGAEGSPLQLTLNSVYYLSQPIENLPYTQYMEFMTKEQRAEQVALYGGPAELGERDGAFSAYVRGGFAIPLALGDYFGQFRVVGTTPQFFADLRHGLDVDQEFEFQAGRPFEYNSEENGYFEAVVGSRVAEEMKVGVGDQFFPTHGDPSGHGHDLGFTIVGVMKPTGTPNDRAAFVNLEGFYLMDGHAKPMEEDEAEAEVVAAVDDSKDQEVVVADGEEVVTEGTPKFKPLPIRNREVTSILVRTGMPLYGPQMQNLINEDIYAQAAAPIAEITKLMELIVAPLLKALMVITIITCVVAAVGVLVSIYNSMNDRKKDIAVMRALGARRDTVTGVILVESLLIATIGGACGWLLAHVGIWIAGGTIEAQTGVRPGLFTTSTYELYILPLILGLAAMAGLLPAVAAYRTNVTENLNA; from the coding sequence ATGAATATTCTTCAAATCGCCTGGCGTAATTTCCAGCAACGCTCGCTTTCCAGCATTTTGACCACCCTCTCGCTCGCCCTTGGCGTCGCGTTGACGGTCGCCGTCTTGGCGGTCTACGGGATCGTTTCCGATGCGTTCCAAAGGAACGCATCGGTCGGCTACAACCTGGTCGTTGGCGCAGAAGGCAGCCCGCTGCAGCTAACTCTCAATTCGGTCTACTACCTCAGCCAACCGATCGAAAATCTGCCCTACACGCAGTACATGGAATTCATGACCAAAGAACAGCGGGCCGAACAGGTTGCACTCTACGGCGGGCCGGCTGAACTTGGCGAGCGAGACGGAGCCTTCAGCGCTTATGTGCGTGGTGGGTTCGCGATCCCGCTTGCCTTGGGAGATTACTTCGGTCAATTCCGAGTCGTCGGCACCACCCCACAATTCTTTGCGGACCTGCGGCACGGCCTGGACGTTGACCAAGAATTCGAATTCCAAGCAGGCCGCCCCTTCGAATACAACTCGGAAGAAAATGGCTACTTCGAAGCGGTTGTCGGCTCACGCGTTGCAGAAGAAATGAAAGTCGGTGTCGGCGACCAATTCTTCCCTACACACGGTGACCCAAGCGGGCACGGACACGATCTGGGCTTCACCATCGTCGGAGTCATGAAACCGACGGGCACCCCCAACGACCGGGCGGCTTTTGTCAACCTAGAAGGTTTCTACCTGATGGACGGACATGCCAAGCCAATGGAAGAGGACGAAGCGGAAGCCGAAGTGGTCGCAGCCGTCGACGATTCCAAAGACCAGGAAGTCGTGGTGGCCGACGGCGAAGAAGTTGTTACCGAAGGCACTCCAAAATTCAAACCGCTCCCCATCCGCAACCGAGAAGTAACAAGCATTCTGGTCCGAACGGGCATGCCGCTCTACGGCCCCCAAATGCAGAACCTAATCAACGAAGATATCTATGCCCAAGCCGCTGCACCGATCGCCGAGATCACGAAACTGATGGAACTGATCGTCGCGCCGCTGCTGAAAGCCCTGATGGTTATTACCATCATCACCTGCGTGGTTGCCGCCGTAGGCGTTCTGGTCAGCATCTACAATTCGATGAATGACCGCAAAAAAGATATCGCGGTCATGCGGGCTCTGGGAGCCAGACGTGACACCGTTACCGGAGTCATCTTGGTGGAAAGCTTACTGATCGCAACCATCGGTGGTGCCTGCGGATGGCTGCTTGCCCACGTAGGGATCTGGATTGCTGGGGGCACCATCGAAGCCCAAACCGGCGTTCGTCCCGGACTATTTACGACGTCAACCTACGAGCTATACATCCTGCCGCTTATCTTGGGCCTCGCGGCAATGGCTGGACTGCTACCAGCCGTCGCCGCCTACCGCACCAACGTGACGGAAAACCTAAACGCGTAA